The Girardinichthys multiradiatus isolate DD_20200921_A chromosome 11, DD_fGirMul_XY1, whole genome shotgun sequence DNA window GGTGCTGCACAGACCTACATACAGCCTTTACTTATGAAAATGTCCCCTGTGGCTAACTTTAGCATTGACTCTCAGGTATTTGTGTTGGCAGTGTgctgtgtcttgcaaaagtattcagaccccttgAACTCacactaatttcatttattgatACACCAGCAGAAAGTAGCTCATAACTGTGAATTTGAAAaattgatacatggttttccacattttgaacaacaaatctgaaatgtgtgaaaTGCAGATGTAGCAGTCCCCTTTAATCTGATATCCTTAAAAACATCCAATGTTATCCAATAGTTATTATTATGAAGACCAAATGCGTGTTTAAAaccaggtcagggataaagttgtagagaagtttattaAGCAATGTCCCAAACTCTGGACATCTCATGGAgatttctctcaaacccccagtcggtcgtgtcAGATGGcctctcacactgagcctggttctgctggaggtttcttcctgttaaaagggagtttttcctctccactgtcgctacatgcatgctcagtatgagggattgctgcaaagtcaacgccagtgactgtccactgtctctacatgctcatccgggaggagtgaatgctgcaagtcactgactggatgcaatctgctgggtttccttagatagaaaaactttttaaccagtttgaataaataactgaatctgactgcactgttcagtggttagAATAGTTGAGACTTAATCAGAAAATCAACCAAGAAACCTATGCTAACCTATGCTGAAATCTATGCGGAGATCCATGGCTCAGATAGTAAAATCTGATGACAGCACaacttttatttatgttctccaAAATTTGTCTCTCTTTGGAAGAGTGATGAGAAGAAAGGCTTCATATGGCTTCCCAGTTGCAGTTTCTCACAAGCTATGTAGGGGTCAGAGCAGACATGGAAAAGgttgctctggtcaaatgagaccaacatTAATCACTGCACATCAGCCTGAACACAACGTCTCCAAGGTGAATCATGGTGGTGGCACTCTCATGCTTTtgggatgctttttttcagtAGACAGGTAGGCAATTCAGTTGATGCAAAGATGGTTGGAGTACAGTACAGTGCACACCTGGAAGAAAACGTGGTAAAGGCAGCAAAAGACAAAAGCGGTGCGAAGCTTCACCTTTCAACATCTTAACCACCCTCAACATACAACCAGGACTacgtttagatcaaagcatagccACGTGCTGGAATATCCCAGTCAGGTTCCAAAATAAATccacatagagaatctgtgacaagacttgaaaatcaatATTTGTAGCTGATCTCCATCCAGTTGgagttttgagttatttttctaaacatttcCGTCATTAGTTGTACAaagttggtagagacataccccaaaagagttgcagctgtaattgcattaAGAGGTGGGTCTAAAGCATTTTCATCAGAGAGgcacaaaacaaattttttcatttgtaataaaaaattttaaaacattgtgtCCATCTGGTTCCCAGCTCAATGCTACAAATGTTagcctgtcacataaaattctcatttcataaaatgaaataaataaaattgacgaGTTGAAGTTGTATGAATACTTTCTCATGGCACCCTTGTCTGCTCAAAGTGCAAGACAAGTATTTAGTTTTTGTACCCTCTTTACAGACCTTGCACTATGCCATGCTTGGTGTCAACCCACGCTTTGATAGCAGCCGCAGTGCCTACACGCTCAATGCCGACAGCCTTGCACATGTCATCAACCCGGTGGAGGCCAgacttggtaaaaacaaaaaatgtactaacaaaatgagaatattgtgatttttcttaataacaggcagatatatatatattttttattttcaggctcTAATGCTGCATCTTCCAACCCAGTGTTGAATTTTCTTCTGTATGTCCCCGACTCCCACCATTCACCTCTTTACATCCAAGATCACCACAAGCAGGAGGTGCCCTCCAATGCATTTCACTCTCCACGCTGGGGTGGAATCATGGTGATCTTAAAGTCTCAacctgatggctggacattctctcttaaataaaattgcaataaaatattcAGATAGGGCCAAATCGATTTTAACTTCTTGTGTTAATTCAAGTCATTGTTGGTTTCCTGCACATTGACCTTAAACTCTAGATGTGTTTTGAACTGTCTCAGTGAAAATGTTTACTTGTGTTTGTAGGTTTATAATGTAGACAGTTCCTATGGGCCAGAGGCAGAGCTCCCTGTTGACATAAACATCAACATGGCTAAAGTCATGGGCGTTTTCCTCGCCCAGCTTCGGTAAGTGTTGACCTACgttctttttttgtcacacctaaatgttacagatcattaaacaaatcgTTTTACTAGTGAATACAAAAAgcaattttcagatgatgatttcattcattaagggAAAAGGCTATCCAAACCAGTCTGGCaccatgtgaaaaagtaattttctCCCTAAACCAAATAACTAGTTGTGCCACCCGAAGCAGACATGACTGACCTTGAGGGTATGTGATAACTAGGAACATGACCGCTAAGGAATTTTGACCCACTActctttgcagaaatgttttaatccaGCCATGTTAAGGGGTTTTTGAGTATGAACGGCATGCTTAAGGTCTTATTACAGTATCTAAACTGGATTAAGTCCTAAacttcaactcttttttttttttttttttttgtcattcaaaggtcagtcagtcattttctaccgcttattccatagtgggtcgcgggggagctggtgcctatctccagcagtctatgggcgagaggcagggttcaccctggacaggtcgccagtccatcgcagggcaacacacaaacaaccatgcacacactcattcatacacctaagggcaatttagagagaccaattaacctaacaggcatgtctttggactgtgggaggaagccagagtacccggtgagaacccactcatgcacagggagaacatgcaaactccatgcagaaagaccccaggccaggaattgaacccaggaccttcttgctgcaaggcaacagtgctaccaactgcgccaccgtgcagcctcatTCAAAGGTGCTTTGGTTCATTGTCCTCCTGTCCTCTACtaatggctggacattctcctgCAGGATTTTGTGGTAGAGGGCAAAATTCATCATCCCATCAATAATGACAAGTCGTCCAGGTCTTTGAGGGAGCAAAGGAACCCCAAACCCCCCATtaccactaccatgtttgactgtcaaaCTGTTAGTTTAGTTCCCGGATccaagcggccgaaatgagcttcctccggaGGGTGGCTGGAGTCGGTCTTAGCgagaggagctccatcatccgGGAGGAGGTCAAAGGTAGAGCTGCTGATTCTCTGAATTTGAAAGAAGTCAGTCAAGGTGGTTCGGGCAACTGATCAGGATGCCCCCTGGTTacctccctttggaggttttctgggcacgtcccactggaaGGAGATCCTGGGGAAGACCCAGAATGGGCTGGACGATGTTGCttccaaaatatttttcctaaattcttgaggatcatcaagatgttttttggcaaatgtgagatagGCATtggggcaactgtggctcagctGGTAGGAGTTTGTCCTGCAACCGGTGGCTTGCCGGTTCGAACCCCTGCTCTTTCCGTCTCAGTTGTTGTTGTGTTAGATCCTGCAGGGCTTTAGATGTAGTTCTGGGTTCCATTGTGACCTCCTGGTTGAATTATCAAGGTGCTCTTGGTGTAACTTTAGGTTGACCGGCTTTTCTCTGACACTGCTACATGTTTTTTCCAGTGGTGGATGATGGTTCTTTGGTTTGCTGGCGTTTCAAAGTCTTAGAAGTGGCTTTATAACTCTCTCCAGACTGATGGACGTCACAGACTTTTCTACtggtttggaaatgttttaGATGATGTTCCTTTTCTTAGACCTTTCAGCGATCAGACcggttttattaaaattggtaTATCTGCAGGTCAGGtaataatcaggcctgggtttgGTTTGTGAAATTGAGCTCagctttttaaaagaattttgtTAAATCACAGTGAGTTCAAGATTTTAGAAAAGGGGAAAATACATCATTTTACACAGAGCCTGGTTGGTATGGATAGCATTTTCCCCTTAATGAATAAAATCATTGttagaaaactgctttttgtatttattcaatttATCTTTATCCAATATTAAAGTTTGATCTGAGACATTTAAGTCTAACATAAAAAgcgaaaacagaagaaatctgtcctTTTTCACAGCATCATTTCTACAAGGTAACTTCTCAGAGCTTTTTTCTCGGTCAGGCTGTTGCTGGGTGTCCAGTCATCACCCCCTCCCCCTGGGTTCCTGGTGGCACCGTGCGGCAGTACAGGACTAGCTGACTGGGAGCTGGACCGTCTCATGTGGAGCCGCTCAGTGGAAAATATAGCCACAGCAACCACAACAATCACCTCTCTTGCACAACTGCTGGACCAGATAGGCAACATTGTTATTAACGACAACATTGCCGAACAGGTATAATATCATTTGCTGTATTAAAATCGTTTACTTTACTTTAACAAGGAGATACATGTTATCTGCCTTTTAATTGCCGATGTTTCCTAACCTGTTATTCCTGTCTCTGTCCACCAGGTGTCCAATGCTGTGACGTCTCTGCAGCTGGCTGTTGCAGAGCTAGATGCAGGAAACCTCGGGTTTGCCCTGCAGTTCAGTAAAGAAGCTATCCTGGCTTCAGAAAAGGCCTTTTTTGATCCATCACTCCTCCATCTGCTCTACTTTCCTGATGACCAGAAGTTTGCTATTTACATACCTCTCTTCCTGCCGATGTGTGTGCCTATTCTGCTGTCTCTGCTCAAAATAGCTTCTGAGGCTAGACAGAAACGCAGAGAAAAGCAAGCAAAGAAGGACTGACAGATGGGTGAAGGTGATGTAATTAGGGGGAAAAACATGTTAtggaaaaactgttttgttggATGCCTGCCAGTGTTGTTGTTTGGGGCTATTCTGTTTGAAATTAGGATGGGTGTTGttgcaagattttttttaatgactatTGGAACTGTTGCTGTACAGTTGAAGGCTTGAATTCTTTTGAATGTGTATAACTTTTATATAAAAACTCAACTTTCTATTGTAAATTATTAAGAATTAAAGTCTACAGCTGTAAATCACTTTTTTAGTCATTATTTTCTCAATCAAACCTTATTTAGAGTACGTTTTATACAGGCAAGtgtaacaaaatgttaaaaggacTGATAAAACCATTATAGACACATTAAACAGAATCAAACTAAGGAGAGATGGATGAAATCAATATTTCTGATTATTAGATCATAAATCAGCTTTAGGCTATAAGGAACTGTGGAAATATAATCATGTAGATTAGCGAGGAAACACTAGTGATGGATATTTATATAGAGAGATATCTCTAtttctatataaatatatttatatagatatttcaaagatatatatatatatatatatatatatatatatatatatattcctaccacctgagctgtggctcATTACCGATTACAGGACGAACTCCTACCACATAGGAGAGTTTGTCCTGTAatcggtgggttgccggttccaACCCCCActctgtccgtctcagtcgtgtccttgggcaagacacttcacccaacttgcctgctgatggtggtcagacgGCTCGGTGgcacctgtgtatggcagcctcacttccaTAAGTCTgacccagggcagctgtggctacaaagtagctcaccactgtcagtgtatgaatgggtgaatgactgattgtagtaaaaataaagggaacacttaaacaacacaataaaactccaagtaaatcaaacttctgtgaaattaaactgtccacttaggaagcaacactgattgacaatcaatttcacagctgttgtgcaaatggaaaagacaaca harbors:
- the pigs gene encoding GPI transamidase component PIG-S, translating into MATAEVERRRGQLAALSIAAVVIIVGVPLWWKTTETYRAWLPVSQIRELAKLQMQLSADVEVVFARGTVTPEQQKKVPLTKTQEEDHEVDEGTTLKYRYETKYRTATIMEEDALNKPTAAEADLALHMLSESPCGSLVIYVIPESSSLLHEDVKVYVGQRRTALLRVVAQMRTAKTFEQLLDRLQPHIIQVLRMMSFSRADITAALSDRVRFHPGSKESVADSMRAFKSSPGYEITFSLLNPDPKSHRLHWDIKGAAQTYIQPLLMKMSPVANFSIDSQTLHYAMLGVNPRFDSSRSAYTLNADSLAHVINPVEARLGSNAASSNPVLNFLLYVPDSHHSPLYIQDHHKQEVPSNAFHSPRWGGIMVYNVDSSYGPEAELPVDININMAKVMGVFLAQLRLLLGVQSSPPPPGFLVAPCGSTGLADWELDRLMWSRSVENIATATTTITSLAQLLDQIGNIVINDNIAEQVSNAVTSLQLAVAELDAGNLGFALQFSKEAILASEKAFFDPSLLHLLYFPDDQKFAIYIPLFLPMCVPILLSLLKIASEARQKRREKQAKKD